Proteins encoded in a region of the Saccharothrix ecbatanensis genome:
- a CDS encoding pentapeptide repeat-containing protein has translation MSRGALWRGGLVVIAFLVVVVFVAALVPQWLHPPLGETALRGVVDAEKRIQLQQAQGQLQNSVRSTLLQAVGGLLVLVGAAAAWRQVQVSREGQITERFTRAIDQLGSDNLDVRVGGIYALERIARNSPADRNTVQFVLGVFVRNHAPWGVDEPRKSRPADGVVDERLPWLQRRMPDIQAVMVVLSRRPEAAGSPALILSRVDLRSLLLPRGAQLARTVFRHTNLARAWLAGADLRHADLTGADLRKANLEDADLRNAVLHHTSLVGANLVGANLSDADLRGADLRETTLDPASLQGIRADATTRWPTGSAIKTRHDAEDGSTV, from the coding sequence ATGAGTCGGGGAGCCTTATGGCGCGGTGGCCTTGTCGTCATCGCGTTCCTAGTGGTCGTTGTGTTCGTCGCAGCCTTGGTTCCCCAGTGGCTACATCCGCCTCTGGGCGAGACTGCGTTGCGTGGCGTCGTTGATGCTGAGAAGCGCATCCAGCTCCAGCAGGCGCAAGGACAGCTGCAGAACAGCGTGCGATCAACTCTCCTACAGGCGGTAGGAGGGCTGTTGGTCCTCGTGGGTGCTGCCGCGGCGTGGCGCCAGGTGCAGGTGAGTCGGGAAGGTCAGATCACCGAGCGGTTCACCCGGGCGATCGACCAACTCGGCAGCGACAACCTGGACGTCCGTGTCGGCGGCATCTACGCGTTGGAGCGGATCGCACGCAACTCGCCGGCGGACCGGAACACCGTGCAGTTCGTCTTGGGAGTGTTCGTGCGCAACCATGCGCCCTGGGGCGTTGACGAACCCAGGAAGTCACGCCCCGCGGACGGGGTCGTTGATGAGCGGCTTCCGTGGTTGCAGCGACGTATGCCCGACATCCAGGCCGTCATGGTCGTCCTCTCCCGGCGCCCCGAGGCGGCCGGGAGTCCGGCGTTGATCCTGTCCCGTGTCGATCTGAGGAGTCTGTTGCTGCCCCGAGGGGCGCAACTGGCCAGGACGGTGTTCCGACACACCAACCTGGCCAGAGCCTGGTTGGCGGGAGCAGATTTGCGGCATGCCGATCTGACCGGTGCCGATTTGCGCAAGGCCAACCTCGAGGATGCCGACCTACGGAATGCCGTCCTGCATCACACGAGTCTGGTGGGAGCCAACCTGGTAGGTGCGAACTTGTCCGACGCCGACCTGCGAGGCGCCGACTTGCGCGAAACGACGCTCGATCCAGCTTCTCTGCAAGGCATCCGCGCAGACGCCACCACTCGATGGCCTACAGGCTCAGCCATCAAGACCCGCCATGACGCCGAGGACGGCTCCACGGTCTAA
- a CDS encoding transposase has product MSGKSKYPEQFRRDAVELARSSDRPLRQVARELGVNHETLRNWVRTAEQAQVGPVDAAAVVDQEELRALRKRVAELELEKDILRKAAAYFAKEMGR; this is encoded by the coding sequence GTGTCAGGCAAGTCGAAGTACCCCGAGCAGTTCCGCAGGGACGCCGTCGAGCTGGCCCGCTCGTCGGACCGGCCGTTGCGGCAGGTCGCCCGCGAGTTGGGCGTGAACCACGAGACCCTGCGCAACTGGGTACGCACCGCCGAACAGGCGCAGGTCGGACCGGTCGACGCGGCGGCGGTGGTGGACCAGGAGGAGCTGCGGGCGCTGCGCAAGCGGGTGGCGGAACTGGAGTTGGAGAAGGACATCCTCCGGAAAGCCGCCGCGTATTTTGCCAAGGAGATGGGTCGTTGA
- a CDS encoding recombinase family protein, whose product MGRQEDTPRGSHRRCPEPADGLRFAFYGRTSTIDHQDPETSKAWQMEVASETIAGHGHIVKVFFDAGQSRRGAWRDRPAAAELLAALRDPNRGFDAIIVGEYERAFAGDQLPRLLALFRRHGVQVWLPESGEAIDMDNPEHRALVKMLGGQSLREVVRARHRAMASMRVQTLEGRFLGGRAPYGYRLVESGTHPRLADARRGRMTYRLEADPETAPVVRWLFAERRAGRSVDSLVRDLNDRGVPCPAAHDSDRNTHRTRRRWTAETVTVILQNPRYTGWQIWNRQGVDHDHTTPADRRRRRMVKRNPTDRWVVSRQRAHTPLVSEQDFVAVQRLRTRRATTTGETREYLFAGLLHCGTCDRRLDSHWVNGRAGYRCRHGHTGPRTDDRPATLYLREDRLITRIGRALHLPAAASPRTVAQRIRANQAVVVCRADTVTIDGTLAAPTREKENPTEPVHYAGTNPMG is encoded by the coding sequence ATGGGACGGCAGGAGGACACGCCGCGGGGAAGCCACCGCCGGTGCCCCGAGCCCGCGGACGGCCTGCGGTTCGCCTTCTACGGCCGCACCTCCACCATCGACCACCAAGACCCGGAAACCTCGAAAGCGTGGCAGATGGAAGTCGCCTCCGAGACGATCGCCGGACACGGCCACATCGTGAAGGTGTTCTTCGACGCCGGGCAGTCCCGCCGCGGCGCGTGGCGCGACCGTCCCGCAGCCGCCGAGCTGCTGGCCGCGCTACGCGACCCGAACCGGGGATTCGACGCGATCATCGTGGGGGAATACGAGCGCGCGTTCGCCGGCGACCAACTGCCGCGACTGTTGGCCCTGTTCCGCCGCCATGGGGTGCAGGTGTGGCTGCCCGAGTCCGGGGAGGCGATCGACATGGACAACCCCGAGCACCGGGCCCTGGTCAAAATGCTGGGAGGACAGTCGCTGCGCGAGGTCGTGCGTGCCCGCCACCGCGCGATGGCCTCCATGCGCGTACAGACCCTGGAAGGGCGCTTCCTCGGCGGCCGGGCGCCCTACGGCTACCGGCTCGTCGAGTCCGGTACGCACCCCCGTCTCGCGGACGCCCGCCGCGGCCGCATGACCTACCGCCTGGAGGCCGACCCGGAAACCGCGCCGGTCGTACGGTGGTTGTTCGCCGAACGCCGGGCCGGCCGCAGCGTCGACAGCCTGGTCCGCGACCTCAACGACCGCGGCGTCCCCTGCCCGGCCGCGCACGACTCCGACCGCAACACCCACCGCACCCGCCGCCGCTGGACCGCCGAGACGGTCACGGTGATCCTGCAGAACCCGCGCTACACCGGCTGGCAGATCTGGAACCGGCAGGGCGTCGACCACGACCACACCACCCCCGCCGACCGCAGGCGCCGCCGCATGGTCAAACGCAACCCGACCGACCGGTGGGTCGTCTCCCGGCAACGCGCCCACACCCCACTGGTGAGCGAACAGGACTTCGTCGCTGTACAGCGGCTGCGCACCCGACGCGCCACCACTACCGGCGAGACCCGCGAGTACCTGTTCGCCGGCCTGCTGCACTGCGGAACCTGCGACCGACGCCTGGACAGTCACTGGGTCAACGGACGCGCCGGCTACCGCTGCCGCCACGGCCACACCGGACCACGCACCGACGACCGACCGGCGACCCTCTACCTCCGCGAAGACCGCCTGATCACCAGGATCGGCCGCGCGCTGCACCTGCCCGCCGCCGCGAGCCCGCGCACGGTGGCCCAGCGCATCCGCGCCAACCAGGCGGTGGTCGTCTGCCGCGCCGACACGGTCACGATCGACGGGACACTTGCCGCTCCCACGCGGGAAAAGGAAAACCCCACGGAGCCGGTCCACTATGCTGGAACCAACCCCATGGGGTAA
- a CDS encoding recombinase family protein has product MKALAMITSRTDQDLLDGWLQAKQRRGERRRSQDPYLHLGLRFAFYGRMSTSEHQDRHTSRLWQREMSELLVEGHGVVVAEFFDEGVSRRRKWSNRPEGDRLLEALADPDRGFDAIVVGEYERAFYGRQFDEMVPLIRAAGVQVWLPEVAGPVDLDDGEHRRLMRFLGAQSQREVIRARNRSLRSMKAQTELGRYLGGRPPYGYMLVDAGPHPNRADARWGRRAWKLAPDPRTAPHVKWIFARRLEGMSVAGIARGLNERGVPCPSAADPGRNRHRSGQGWGAPTVKTILENPRYTGRQVWNRMAGDRDEVDPRTGRPGQYPNLPQDWAISLDVAHAPLVGMREFTEAQKVRARRPAGDGGRREYLLGGLAVCGLCDRRMDAHWVNGRPGYRCRHGYNSSRPRPAGAPSPLYWRENRLLEHIALVVMPDRPVCAETGGAVVASWSEGTRVICARDGVEIRHEYGPRAPVGRRRKTTA; this is encoded by the coding sequence ATGAAGGCCCTCGCGATGATCACGTCCAGAACCGACCAGGATCTGCTCGACGGCTGGTTACAAGCCAAACAGCGGCGAGGTGAGCGGAGGCGTTCGCAGGATCCGTACCTGCACCTTGGGTTGCGGTTCGCGTTCTACGGGCGGATGTCGACCTCGGAGCACCAGGATCGGCACACCTCTCGGCTGTGGCAGCGGGAGATGAGCGAGCTGCTGGTCGAAGGCCACGGGGTGGTCGTGGCGGAGTTCTTCGACGAGGGGGTCTCGCGTCGCCGTAAGTGGTCCAACCGGCCGGAGGGTGACCGGTTGCTGGAGGCGTTGGCCGATCCGGACCGCGGGTTCGACGCGATCGTGGTGGGAGAGTACGAACGGGCGTTCTACGGCCGCCAGTTCGACGAGATGGTGCCGCTGATCCGGGCCGCCGGTGTGCAGGTGTGGCTGCCGGAGGTCGCCGGCCCAGTGGATCTGGATGACGGCGAGCACCGCCGGTTGATGCGATTCCTGGGGGCGCAGTCCCAGCGTGAGGTGATCCGAGCCCGCAACCGGTCGCTGCGGTCGATGAAGGCCCAGACCGAACTCGGCCGCTATCTGGGAGGCCGCCCGCCCTACGGGTACATGCTGGTCGACGCGGGGCCGCACCCGAACCGTGCGGATGCGCGGTGGGGGCGGCGGGCGTGGAAGTTGGCGCCGGACCCGCGGACCGCCCCGCACGTGAAGTGGATCTTCGCCCGCCGCCTGGAGGGGATGTCGGTGGCGGGGATCGCCCGCGGGCTCAACGAGCGGGGTGTGCCGTGTCCGTCGGCGGCCGATCCGGGGCGCAACCGGCACCGGTCGGGGCAGGGGTGGGGTGCGCCGACGGTGAAGACGATCCTGGAGAATCCGCGCTATACCGGTCGGCAGGTGTGGAACCGGATGGCAGGCGACCGTGACGAGGTCGACCCGCGCACCGGACGGCCGGGCCAGTACCCGAACCTGCCGCAGGACTGGGCGATCTCTCTCGATGTCGCGCACGCGCCCCTGGTGGGTATGCGGGAGTTCACCGAGGCGCAGAAGGTGCGTGCCCGGCGCCCGGCGGGTGATGGTGGTCGCCGGGAGTACCTGTTGGGTGGGTTGGCGGTGTGCGGGCTGTGTGATCGTCGGATGGACGCGCACTGGGTGAACGGCCGTCCCGGTTACCGCTGTCGCCACGGCTACAACAGTTCTCGTCCGCGTCCGGCGGGCGCGCCGAGTCCGCTGTACTGGCGGGAGAATCGCCTGCTGGAGCACATCGCCCTCGTGGTGATGCCCGACCGACCGGTGTGCGCTGAGACCGGTGGTGCGGTTGTCGCGTCGTGGAGCGAAGGCACTCGGGTGATCTGCGCACGGGACGGCGTCGAGATCCGCCATGAGTACGGTCCCCGGGCGCCTGTCGGACGGCGGCGGAAGACCACGGCCTGA
- a CDS encoding helix-turn-helix transcriptional regulator, translated as MPLTENRTRFGTAPHRTASRRCDWTQGPLAEACGFDRKTVNRIENGRQSPSLDRVFVLADALGVQPLALFHRSGPNCIGTMIEVVPLNRTP; from the coding sequence GTGCCCCTCACTGAGAACCGGACACGATTCGGCACCGCACCGCACCGCACCGCATCGCGGCGCTGCGACTGGACACAGGGACCGCTGGCCGAAGCCTGCGGTTTCGACCGCAAGACCGTCAACCGCATCGAGAACGGCAGACAGTCACCCAGCCTCGACCGCGTCTTCGTCCTCGCCGACGCGCTCGGCGTACAGCCGCTCGCACTGTTCCACCGGTCTGGTCCGAACTGCATCGGCACGATGATTGAGGTTGTCCCCTTGAACCGGACACCCTGA